The window TTGCTGGAGCGCCTGCTGGAAATTCTGAAAGCCCTGTACGATTTTTTTGAAGTGCGGCTGGGCTATCAGAGTTACTGGAACCGCAGCGCGCAACGTCTCAGCGAACAACTGGATGCATTACGTCAGGCCGGACGTGTACAGGCGGAGGTCAGTAAAGCGGTTAACGATTATCTGCGCACCGATTATCCGGGGCTTGAGGGAGTGGAAGCTTTATCGGCGGCGACGCTGCGTTCGCTCACCATTAAAGCCGTCAGTAAAATTCTCGCCATTATTATCGGTATATTGCTGGCGCTGCTGTTGGGCATTAATTTATTTGCCTTAATCGAACAGCTGAACAGTCAGATTGGCGGTGCCGCCTATGATGGCTATTTTTCCAGCCGTTATCTTCCCGGCTGGCTGGGAGAATGTCTGACCGGTACTGCCATTGGTCTGGGCACTGGTCCGTTGCATAAAATTATTGAGGCACTGGAAAAATCCCGCAAAAACCGCACGGATAAAGGAGCCTGAACATGGACAAACTGCATATTGGTTTATGGCTCGCCGAACATCTGGATACTGTGATCGGCTTTGTTTTATTGCTTGGCGCCTGTCTGATACTGCCGAAAAGTGTGCGCTGGTATGTTTTTACCGGTGGCGCAGCGTTGCTGTTGATGAATCTCTGGCAGGTGTCACGGGCGCGGGAAAAATTAAAAAAACTGGATAGTGAACGTTCTGCCCTGCAGGAGCAGCTGAGCGGATTAAAAGACGCCAGCGAGCAACTGAAGCAGCGTAATCAGGAGCTGGAAAAACAATCGGCTGAACTTGAGCAGCAACGTCAGGCGTTATTGCAGCGCCAGCAGGATCTTGCCAGTGGCGATGCGGCATTGCAGCAACAGCAGGAAGACATTAACCGTCAGGTTAATGCTCATACTGAGCAGCGCAATGCATTGCAGGACGAAAACCAACGCGTGCTGGATGCGCTGGCCAAACTTAAACAACTGGAAGCAACCTCACAACTCTGACGGAGGCAATATGCTGGCTTTAACAAGGATGGTTTTAACAAGGATGGCTTTACTGAGCAGCGTTCTCGCTGTTTTTGCCGGGCAAAGTGTACAGGCAGAAGAGACTACCTGTGAAATGCTGATCACACCGGCAAATCTCAGTCAGCAGACCATTAATGGTCAGACGGTTTATATTCTGCCTGCCGCTAAAGTACAGCAAACCCAGAATATTACCGGCTGTGTGAATTACACCGCGCTGTTGCAGAAAAATCAGGACGACAGCCGTAAAGCCAGTGCCGATATTGCTGCACTGCAGCAGCAGAATGCTGATCTGACCCAGCAGCTGGAAAAATATCGCATACTGGTGGCGGATCAGACGCAGCTGGGTGACCGTTACAGCCAGCTGAATACTCAGTATCAGGATCAGGTTAATCAATGCCAGGCTTTAAACAACCGCCTGGTGAGCGTTGCCGGCAAGCTGGACAGATTGTCCGGAGAATACCGCAGCATTGCCGTACAGTCGCTCAGCCGCTATCGCCTCGGAGCAGCGCTGGGGGGCGGAAGCGAAGGATTTGCCAGCCAGCTGCATGTTGGTTATGACACACTCAATCTGTTTATTCATAATTATGATGATAAAACCAGCGCGTTAATCGGTGCCGAGCTGCGTTTTTAAGACGCAGTCCGACCGATTGAATACCGTTAATGTTGCTGGCTGCGTTGTGGAAAGGTCAGCATAACCTGTTCTGTGGTGGCACCACTTTCATCATTGGGGGTGGTGATCATCCTTACCTGAATATCATCATCAAGTGTGATATGCGCAAATCCCCAAACCATGCCCTGCATCCACAGCTCCTGATATTCAGCGTAGGTTTTTTTCTGATAGGCCTGAAACGGCGTATGAATTGGCCGCTGCTTTGCCGCGGCACCTGAAACAATAATCGGCAGTGGTTTTAATTCTTTTCCGTTTGCACCGTTATATTGCTGGCAGTCATCCTGATGCGCTTCCAGATCATGCTCATGCCCGGCCAGATACAGATCGGCAAACTCGCACAGCATCGGCATTAATAACGGGCGCAGGGCGCGGGCCTCTTCAAACTTACTGCCACCGGATGACCAGAGCGGATGATGTCCGGCAACAATTTTCCAGCGTGCTGAAGACTGCTTCAGGGCATTTTCCAGCCAGTCTAACTGCTGCTTTTCCTGTCCCTGTGGTTTCTGCCAGTCAGCATAGTGTTCCAGACTGTTGTGCTTTTTTTCGCTGCCGTCAGGGTTGAGCTTGTCTTTTAAAACCGTTGTTCCGGCCAGCAATAAATTGGTATCAATAACAAAGAACTCGGCATCACCGCGATTAAAAGAATAAAACCCGGGTTGTGGTAAGACCATTTTATTTTCGTCACGGCTGGCCCAGGCAATCTGTGCATCGCGACCGGCGCGGGACGTTTGCCAGTCATGGTTGCCCAGTACGCCGTAAATACGGAAATCATCATGGCTGCTGACCAGTTGGCGGAAAGGCAGGTCGAGAATATCGAGAAAACGCTGTTCGTCACGCTCACTGCCATCGCCACCGGCCGGATAAATATTGTCGCCCAGCATCAGTGAAAAATCACAGCGCCTGCTCCGGCAATACTGAGTCATCGCCTGTGCTACAGCATTCAGTCCGGTGCGCTCAACGACATAATCTGTGCCACTGAGACGATGCATTGGCGGTGCGACAAAATCTGCGGGCGGCAGGCCTTTCTTTTTCCAGGCAGCGCGTTCGCTGAGCAAAAATTGCTCGCGGGTTTGCGGGTTATTTAAGCTCGACTGTTTTGGATAATCGTAATGGTAACCGCTGTCACCAAAGGCAAGAAAGGCAACGGCTTGCTGGTTGCTGACCGCAGATTCTTTATCGGCCAGCTGATTTACAGGCATATCATTAGTGACCACAGGAGCGGTCGCTATGGGGTTGTTCTGACAGGCCGCCAGCAGTGCTGAAGCCGTGGATATCAGTACAAAAGCGCGCAGTTTTTTCTGCCTGAATTGCAGTCGCAGTGTCATTTCATTCTCCGGTTAAGACCATTTTCCGCTGTTGTAGCATGGGTAACGCAGAGAATGGATGACAGTGGGGGTCTGTTTGGCTCAGGGTAATTGGGGTTTTGGTTGTTGGCAGGGTGTTAATCGGTTTTTTATCAGGAATAAGAAGGAGAATTCCGGGCGGATATCTTTCTGCTCTTCAGGCTAAAGGCTTACAAGCGTGCTCTTGCGGTCATACTCCGGAGTGGTTAAAGTGCAGGGCAGAAATGCTGGTAAAGGATGTCGCCAGTGTTGCCTGTTGTGATCTGTGGGTTTTCCTTACAGGACATAATCGGGCGCTAATAATGATAAGGAGTGTCGTATGAAAATATTCTCAGCTGCTTTTTCCCGCCTTTTTAACTGCCAGGCCCGCATGGCTGTTGCTTCCTGTTTTTCTGTACTGATATTAATGCTGTCAGTACAGGCTCAGGCGCGGACCATTGCCGATACCGAATTTCCCGATGTGATTGAAGCGACCGGTGAGTTTCCGCAGATGACACTGAATGGCGCCTCGGTGCGTAAATATTATTACGTGGTCGATATGTATGTGGGTTTGCTGTATATGCAGAACCCGGGACGCTCTGAACAGGCCGTGATTAATGATGAGGGCTACAAACGTATGGTATTCCACACGCTGCTGCCGCGTGCCAGCGGCCGTCGTGTTGCCAAGGCGCTGTACGATGCATTGAACCTCAGCAACGAAGAAGCCGAGGCATTAGGTGCACCGATTGACGAAGTCATTGAGATGTTCGATGTCAGCATGAAAAGCGGTGACGAAACCCACGTCGAATACGTACCCGGTGTTGGCACCCGCATTATCGTTAAAAATGAAGTACGCGGTGTGATTGCCAGCAAACGTTTGTTTGATGCGTTTCTGGGAATCTGGATTGGCGCCAAGCCGTTCAGCGAAACCTTTAAAGCAGAAATTCTGGGTACCGAAAATGCCCTGATTGCGCATGAATAGCTGCACATAAACAGCCGTACATAAGCAATACCATTCAAAACATAATACCGGCATAAAACGGCCTGCATGCAGCGACACAATCCGTCGCTGCTGCTCCTCTCTTTCTTCTTCCTGTTTTACACTGCACGCAAAATTCTGAGAGTTCAGCCATGAACGACTGGTTATTTGTCTACGGTACTCTGCAACAGCACTGGCTGGCGGATGAATCGAAGTGGCCTGCCGCCGCCGATAAACAGGCATTACGGCAACTGCGCCGCGCCCTGCAGCAGCAGGCACGCTGGTGCGGGCCGGCACAGATCCGGGGCCGGCTGTATCGTGTGGCTCATTATCCGGGGCTGATCTGTGATCCGCGCGGTGACTGGATCAATGGCGACCTGTACGCCTTACGCCAGCCACAGAGCCTGTTGCCACTACTGGATGCCTATGAAGAATGCAGCCCGGCTTTTCCGCAACCGCATGAGTATCAGCGCGTGCGCTGCCCGGTGCAGGTTATGGCGGAGAATGGTCAGCGGGCGCTGACAAGACGCGCCTGGGTGTATCGCTATAACCGTTCTGTGGCGGGGTTGGAGCCGCTGGCGGGTTACTGAAAAACGCTTCACGGCTTAACGGTTTTTTAATCATCGGGTAGGGTGGGCACTGCCCACCGGCGATAACAAAAAACAGTGTTTTTAACATCCTGGCCTGTT of the Thalassolituus hydrocarboniclasticus genome contains:
- a CDS encoding chalcone isomerase family protein: MKIFSAAFSRLFNCQARMAVASCFSVLILMLSVQAQARTIADTEFPDVIEATGEFPQMTLNGASVRKYYYVVDMYVGLLYMQNPGRSEQAVINDEGYKRMVFHTLLPRASGRRVAKALYDALNLSNEEAEALGAPIDEVIEMFDVSMKSGDETHVEYVPGVGTRIIVKNEVRGVIASKRLFDAFLGIWIGAKPFSETFKAEILGTENALIAHE
- a CDS encoding metallophosphoesterase, coding for MTLRLQFRQKKLRAFVLISTASALLAACQNNPIATAPVVTNDMPVNQLADKESAVSNQQAVAFLAFGDSGYHYDYPKQSSLNNPQTREQFLLSERAAWKKKGLPPADFVAPPMHRLSGTDYVVERTGLNAVAQAMTQYCRSRRCDFSLMLGDNIYPAGGDGSERDEQRFLDILDLPFRQLVSSHDDFRIYGVLGNHDWQTSRAGRDAQIAWASRDENKMVLPQPGFYSFNRGDAEFFVIDTNLLLAGTTVLKDKLNPDGSEKKHNSLEHYADWQKPQGQEKQQLDWLENALKQSSARWKIVAGHHPLWSSGGSKFEEARALRPLLMPMLCEFADLYLAGHEHDLEAHQDDCQQYNGANGKELKPLPIIVSGAAAKQRPIHTPFQAYQKKTYAEYQELWMQGMVWGFAHITLDDDIQVRMITTPNDESGATTEQVMLTFPQRSQQH
- a CDS encoding gamma-glutamylcyclotransferase family protein, which gives rise to MNDWLFVYGTLQQHWLADESKWPAAADKQALRQLRRALQQQARWCGPAQIRGRLYRVAHYPGLICDPRGDWINGDLYALRQPQSLLPLLDAYEECSPAFPQPHEYQRVRCPVQVMAENGQRALTRRAWVYRYNRSVAGLEPLAGY